The following are encoded in a window of Rubellicoccus peritrichatus genomic DNA:
- a CDS encoding RDD family protein produces the protein MNWYYALNDQQIGPVSDSDFANLVANGTIQSETRVWREGMADWQPLSQVPDAPRAATSSHPLTDNDVHCPNCGTLTKASTLIPVGNDKTVCPSCREQYLQQVREGVTVQEFGNLEGELAGFWIRAGAVIIDGIILNVVQYGIGFILGFAVAAASGGDALGLVELIASLVGVVINFAYAIGFLGSKMQATPGMKLLKLRICTSEGERVGYGRATGRAFAAILSGIILGIGYLMCAWDSEKRTLHDMICDTRVIRTF, from the coding sequence ATGAACTGGTATTACGCTCTGAATGACCAACAAATAGGCCCGGTCTCTGACTCCGATTTTGCAAATCTGGTTGCGAACGGAACAATTCAATCCGAGACCCGTGTTTGGCGCGAAGGCATGGCTGATTGGCAGCCACTCAGTCAGGTCCCGGATGCTCCAAGAGCAGCAACTTCGTCTCATCCCCTCACGGACAATGATGTTCATTGTCCTAACTGTGGAACATTGACCAAAGCATCGACATTAATTCCAGTTGGCAACGATAAGACGGTTTGTCCCAGTTGTCGGGAGCAATACTTACAGCAAGTCAGGGAAGGGGTCACGGTTCAGGAGTTTGGTAATCTTGAGGGAGAGTTAGCCGGATTCTGGATACGAGCCGGGGCTGTTATTATTGATGGTATAATACTTAATGTTGTTCAGTATGGAATTGGTTTTATTCTGGGTTTTGCGGTTGCTGCAGCTTCCGGAGGCGACGCTCTTGGTTTGGTCGAGCTGATCGCTTCTTTAGTTGGTGTCGTCATTAATTTTGCCTATGCGATAGGCTTCCTGGGGTCCAAAATGCAGGCTACACCCGGGATGAAGCTTTTGAAGCTAAGAATTTGTACGAGCGAGGGTGAGCGAGTCGGTTATGGTCGTGCCACGGGTCGAGCGTTTGCCGCGATTTTAAGTGGTATCATATTGGGCATCGGCTATCTGATGTGTGCCTGGGACAGTGAAAAAAGAACTTTGCATGATATGATATGCGATACTCGCGTTATTCGCACGTTCTAA
- a CDS encoding sodium:solute symporter family protein: MGEVTSTEPLIGPGGLLLLGLYLASLIVIGVFGRMARKSNTLGDFFLGGRSFGFFVLLLTLYATQYSGNTLIGFAGKSYRTGFSFLISIAFMMGVIGVYLVFAPKLYRLSREEGFVTLGDYIQHRFKNRTLTVLISISGIVALCNFLITNLKAIGEITGEVTGGVVSPAMGIAVLAVIIIIYETLGGLRSVAWTDVIQGLMLFFGVTIIFSAVIASLGGLENVTARLHEVRPDFWEAPGPSQIVTWISTLIVISVGIALYPQAIQRIYAAKDSQTLRRALTVMVFMPLLTTILMVSIGVLANIPFPGLSKAESEGATVIMLQNVADVFPSLTWIIILFVGAVLAAIMSTADSAMLSIASSVTRDLIQPFKEQITEASLTLFGKGFSWIVMTVATILAIILPQSIWALAEIKLELLVQCAPALLLGINSDRLEAKSVLAGFIAGMTVTLFFLLGAFFHEVIPKRPYGVHAGIWGLILNLIVITFAHHFSKRQAAQA, encoded by the coding sequence ATGGGCGAAGTAACTTCCACTGAACCGTTGATTGGCCCTGGAGGACTTCTTTTGCTGGGGCTCTATCTGGCTTCGTTGATCGTCATTGGCGTTTTCGGGCGTATGGCGCGCAAATCCAATACCCTGGGTGACTTTTTCCTCGGTGGGCGCTCCTTTGGCTTTTTTGTTCTGCTACTCACACTTTACGCCACACAATACAGCGGAAACACTCTAATTGGCTTCGCGGGCAAAAGTTACCGAACGGGGTTTTCCTTCCTCATCAGCATCGCCTTTATGATGGGGGTCATTGGCGTTTATCTCGTCTTCGCTCCCAAGTTGTACCGACTGTCCCGAGAAGAAGGCTTTGTCACGCTGGGTGATTACATCCAACACCGCTTCAAAAATCGGACCCTGACTGTCTTAATCAGTATCTCGGGTATCGTTGCACTTTGTAACTTTCTCATCACAAACCTCAAAGCGATAGGAGAAATCACGGGCGAAGTGACTGGTGGGGTTGTCAGCCCGGCCATGGGCATTGCCGTGCTCGCTGTCATCATCATTATTTATGAAACCCTGGGTGGACTGCGTAGTGTTGCCTGGACTGATGTGATTCAGGGACTGATGCTCTTCTTTGGTGTCACTATTATATTCTCAGCTGTCATTGCCAGTTTGGGTGGACTTGAGAATGTGACTGCACGCCTCCATGAAGTACGCCCCGACTTCTGGGAAGCTCCCGGCCCATCCCAGATTGTAACCTGGATAAGCACCTTGATTGTCATCTCAGTCGGCATTGCCCTTTATCCTCAGGCCATCCAGCGCATCTATGCCGCGAAAGACTCACAGACGCTCAGGCGTGCGCTTACCGTCATGGTCTTCATGCCACTCCTTACAACGATACTGATGGTAAGCATTGGTGTCCTCGCCAACATTCCTTTTCCCGGATTGAGTAAAGCCGAAAGCGAAGGCGCCACCGTAATCATGCTGCAAAATGTTGCCGATGTTTTCCCCTCACTGACCTGGATTATTATTCTTTTTGTCGGAGCCGTCCTGGCCGCCATCATGTCGACCGCGGACTCAGCCATGCTCTCTATCGCATCATCCGTGACTCGTGACCTGATTCAACCCTTCAAAGAACAAATCACCGAAGCCAGCCTGACTCTGTTTGGCAAAGGGTTCTCATGGATCGTGATGACTGTCGCGACCATACTCGCCATCATACTTCCACAGAGCATCTGGGCCCTGGCCGAGATCAAACTGGAGCTCCTCGTCCAATGCGCCCCCGCGCTGTTGCTAGGCATCAATTCAGATCGCCTCGAGGCAAAGTCAGTCCTTGCCGGCTTCATTGCTGGAATGACTGTCACCCTCTTCTTTCTGCTCGGTGCTTTCTTTCATGAAGTTATCCCCAAACGGCCTTACGGTGTTCATGCAGGGATCTGGGGTCTTATTTTAAATCTCATTGTGATTACTTTTGCGCATCACTTTTCCAAACGACAAGCAGCTCAAGCCTGA